The Macaca fascicularis isolate 582-1 chromosome 1, T2T-MFA8v1.1 genome includes a window with the following:
- the PRG4 gene encoding proteoglycan 4 isoform X6 produces MAWKTLPIYLLLLLSVFVIQQVSSQELSCKGRCFESFERGRECDCDAQCKKYDKCCPDYESFCAEGKDNKKNRTKKKPTPKPPVVDEAGSGLDNGDFKVTTTPATSTTQHNKVTTSPKITTAKPKNPRPSLPPNSDTSKQTSLTTNKETTVETKEPTTTNKQTSTDGKETTSAKETQSVEKTSAKDLAPTSKVPAKPTPKAETTTKGPALTTPKEPTPTTPKEPASTTPKEPAPTTTKSAPTTPKEPAPTTPKEPAPTTPKKPAPIAPKEPSPTTTKKPAPTTPKEPLPTTTKEPAPTIPKEPAPTTPKEPATTTPKEPAPTTTKEPAPTTPKEPSPTTPKELTPTTPKEPTPTPPKEPAPTTPKEPAPTPPKEPAPTTPKEPAPTPPKEPAPTTPKEPAPTPPKEPAPTTPKEPAPTPPKEPAPTTPKEPAPTPPKEPAPTTTKKPAPTTPKEPGPTTPKEPAPTTTKKPAPTTPKELTPTTTKEPAPTTPKELTPTTTKKPAPTTPKELTPTTPEELTPTTPEEPTPTTPEEPTPTTPEEPAPTTPKAPAPTTPKEPAPKTAPTTPKEPAPTTPKGTAPTTLKETAPTTPKETAPTTPKGTAPTTPKGTAPKTLKETAPTTPKGTAPTTLNEPALTTPKQPAPKELAPTTTKEPTPTTSDKPAPTTPKEPAPTTPKKPAPTTPETPPATTSEASTPTTTMEPPTSHKSPDESTPELSAEPTPKVLENSSKKPSVPTTKTPAVTKSEMTTIAKDKITERDIRTTPETTTVAPKMTKETATTTEKTTESKITTTATEVTSTTTQDTTPFKITTFKTTTLAPKVTTTTKKTITTTEIMNKPEETAKPKDRATNSKATTAKPQKPTKAPKKPTSTKKPTSTKKPKTTPRVRKPKTTPTPPKVTSTMPELNPTSRVAEAMLQTTTRPSQTPNSKLFEVNPKNEDAGGAEGETPHMLPRPHVFTPIVIPGMDYSLRVPNQGIIINPMLSDETDICNGRPVDGLTTLRNGTLVAFRGHYFWMLSPFSPPSPARRITEVWGIPSPIDTVFTRCNCEGKTFFFKDSQYWRFTNDIKDAGYPKPIVKGFGGLTGQIVAALSIAKYKNRPESVYFFKRGGSIQQYIYKQEPVQKCPGRRPALNYPVYGETTQVRRRRFERAIGPSLTHTIRIHYSPVRLAYQDKGFLHNEVKVSTLWRGLPNVVTSAISLPNIRKPDGYDYYAFSKDQYYNIDVPSRTARAITTRSGQTLSKVWYNCP; encoded by the exons ATGGCGTGGAAAACACTTCCCATTTACCTGTTGTTGCTGCTGTCTGTTTTCGTGATTCAGCAAGTTTCATCTCAAG AGCTTTCCTGTAAAGGCCGCTGCTTTGAGTCCTTcgagagagggagggagtgtgACTGCGATGCCCAATGTAAGAAGTATGACAAGTGCTGTCCTGATTATGAGAGTTTCTGTGCAGAAG GAAAAGATAACAAGAAGAACAGAACTAAAAAGAAACCTACTCCCAAACCACCAGTtgtagatgaagctggaagtggATTGGACAATGGTGACTTCAAGGTCACCACAACTCCTGCCACGTCTACCACCCAACACAATAAAGTCACCACATCTCCCAAAATCAcaacagcaaaaccaaaaaaTCCCAGACCCAGTCTTCCACCTAATTCTGATACATCTAAACAGACATCTTTGACAACGAATAAAGAGACAACAGTTGAAACTAAAGAACCTACTACAACAAATAAACAGACTTCAACTGATGGAAAAGAGACTACTTCAGCTAAAGAGACACAAAGTGTAGAGAAAACATCAGCTAAAGATTTAGCACCTACATCTAAAGTGCCGGCTAAACCTACACCCAAAGCTGAAACTACAACCAAAGGCCCTGCTCTTACCACCCCCAAGGAGCCTACACCCACCACTCCCAAGGAGCCTGCATCTACCACTCCCAAAGAGcctgcacccaccaccaccaagtCTGCACCCACTACTCCCAAGGAGCCTGCCCCAACTACCCCCAAGGAGCCTGCACCCACCACTCCCAAGAAGCCTGCACCAATTGCACCCAAGGAGCCTTCACCCACCACTACCAAGAAGCCTGCACCCACCACTCCCAAGGAGCCTTTACCCACCACCACTAAGGAGCCAGCACCCACCATCCCCAAGGAGCCTGCACCCACCACTCCCAAGGAGCCTGCAACCACCACTCCCAAGGAGCCTGCACCCACCACCACTAAGGAGCCTGCACCCACCACCCCCAAGGAGCCTTCACCCACCACTCCCAAGGAGCTCACACCCACCACTCCCAAGGAGCCTACCCCAACTCCCCCCAAGGAGCCTGCACCCACCACTCCCAAGGAGCCTGCCCCAACTCCCCCCAAGGAGCCTGCACCCACCACTCCCAAGGAGCCTGCCCCAACTCCCCCCAAGGAGCCTGCACCCACCACTCCCAAGGAGCCTGCCCCAACTCCCCCCAAGGAGCCTGCACCCACCACTCCCAAGGAGCCTGCCCCAACTCCCCCCAAGGAGCCTGCACCCACCACTCCCAAGGAGCCTGCCCCAACTCCCCCCAAGGAGcctgcacccaccaccaccaagaaGCCTGCACCCACTACTCCCAAGGAGCCTGGCCCAACCACCCCCAAGGAGCCTGCACCCACCACCACTAAAAAGCCTGCACCCACCACTCCCAAGGAGCTCACACCCACCACCACCAAGGAGCCTGCACCCACCACTCCCAAGGAGCTCacacccaccaccaccaagaaGCCTGCACCCACTACTCCCAAGGAGCTCACACCCACCACCCCTGAGGAGCTCACACCCACCACCCCTGAGGAGCCCACACCCACCACCCCTGAGGAGCCCACACCCACCACCCCTGAGGAACCTGCTCCCACCACTCCCAAGGCACCAGCTCCCACCACCCCTAAGGAGCCTGCTCCAAAAACTGCTCCAACCACCCCTAAAGAGCCTGCTCCAACTACCCCTAAGGGGACTGCTCCAACGACCCTCAAGGAGACTGCTCCAACTACCCCTAAGGAGACTGCTCCGACTACCCCTAAGGGGACTGCTCCAACTACCCCTAAGGGGACTGCTCCAAAGACCCTCAAGGAGACTGCTCCAACTACCCCTAAGGGGACTGCTCCAACTACCCTCAATGAACCTGCACTCACTACTCCCAAGCAGCCTGCCCCCAAGGAGCttgcacccaccaccaccaaggAGCCCACACCCACCACCTCTGACAAGCCCGCTCCAACTACCCCTAAGGAGCCTGCACCCACTACCCCCAAGAAGCCTGCTCCAACTACTCCTGAGACACCTCCTGCAACCACTTCAGAGGCCTCTACTCCAACTACCACCATGGAGCCTCCCACTAGCCACAAAAGCCCTGATGAATCAACTCCTGAGCTTTCTGCAGAACCCACACCAAAGGTTCTTGAAAACAGTTCCAAGAAACCCAGTGTACCTACAACTAAGACTCCTGCAGTGACTAAATCTGAAATGACTACAATAGCTAAAGACAAGATAACAGAAAGAGACATACGTACTACACCTGAAACTACAACTGTTGCACCTAAGATGACAAAAGAGACAGCAACTACAACAGAAAAAACTACCGAATCCAAAATAACAACTACAGCCACAGAAGTAACATCTACCACTACTCAAGATACCACACCATTCAAAATTACTACTTTTAAAACAACTACTCTTGCACCCAAAGTAACTActacaacaaaaaagacaattaCTACAACTGAGATCATGAACAAACCTGAAGAAACAGCTAAACCAAAAGATAGAGCTACTAATTCTAAAGCGACAACTGCTAAACCTCAAAAGCCAACCAAGGCACCCAAAAAGCCCACTTCTACCAAAAAGCCCACTTCTaccaaaaagccaaaaacaacaCCTAGAGTGAGAAAACCAAAGACGACACCAACTCCCCCCAAGGTGACATCAACAATGCCAGAATTGAACCCTACCTCAAGAGTAGCAGAAGCCATGCTCCAAACCACCACCAGACCTAGCCAAACTCCAAACTCCAAACTATTTGAAGTAAATCCAAAGAATGAAGATGCAGGTGGTGCTGAAGGAGAAACACCTCACATGCTTCCCAGGCCCCATGTGTTCACGCCTATAGTTATTCCCGGCATGGATTACTCACTGAGAGTACCCAATCAAGGCATTATCATCAATCCCATGCTTTCCG atGAGACCGATATATGCAATGGTAGGCCAGTAGATGGACTGACTACTTTGCGCAATGGGACATTAGTTGCATTCCGAG gTCATTATTTCTGGATGCTAAGTCCATTCAGTCCACCATCTCCAGCTCGCAGAATTACTGAAGTCTGGGGTATTCCTTCCCCCATTGATACTGTTTTTACTAGGTGCAACTGTGAAGGAAAAACTTTCTTCTTTAAG GATTCTCAGTACTGGCGTTTTACCAATGATATAAAAGATGCAGGGTATCCCAAACCAATTGTCAAAGGATTTGGAGGACTAACTGGACAAATAGTGGCAGCGCTTTCAATAGCTAAATACAAGAACCGGCCTGAATCTGTGTATTTTTTCAAGAGAG GTGGCAGTATTCAGCAGTATATTTATAAACAGGAACCTGTACAGAAGTGCCCTGGAAGAAGGCCTGCTCTAAATTATCCAGTGTATGGAGAAACGACACAGGTTAGGAGACGTCGCTTTGAACGTGCTATAGGACCTTCTCTAACACACACCATCAGAATTCACTATTCACCCGTCAGACTGGCTTATCAAGACAAAG GTTTCCTTCATAATGAAGTTAAAGTGAGTACACTGTGGAGAGGACTTCCAAATGTGGTTACCTCAGCTATATCACTGCCCAACATTAGAAAACCTGATGGCTATGATTACTATGCCTTTTCTAAAG ATCAATACTATAACATTGATGTGCCTAGTAGAACAGCAAGAGCAATTACTACTCGTTCTGGGCAGACCTTATCCAAAGTCTGGTACAACTGTCCTTAG
- the PRG4 gene encoding proteoglycan 4 isoform X2 encodes MAWKTLPIYLLLLLSVFVIQQVSSQELSCKGRCFESFERGRECDCDAQCKKYDKCCPDYESFCAEVHNPTSPPSAKKAPPPSGASQTIKSTTKRSPKPPNKKKTKKVVESEEITEEHSVSENQESSSSSSSSSSSSTIRKIKSSKNSAANRELQKKLKGKDNKKNRTKKKPTPKPPVVDEAGSGLDNGDFKVTTTPATSTTQHNKVTTSPKITTAKPKNPRPSLPPNSDTSKQTSLTTNKETTVETKEPTTTNKQTSTDGKETTSAKETQSVEKTSAKDLAPTSKVPAKPTPKAETTTKGPALTTPKEPTPTTPKEPASTTPKEPAPTTTKSAPTTPKEPAPTTPKEPAPTTPKKPAPIAPKEPSPTTTKKPAPTTPKEPLPTTTKEPAPTIPKEPAPTTPKEPATTTPKEPAPTTTKEPAPTTPKEPSPTTPKELTPTTPKEPTPTPPKEPAPTTPKEPAPTPPKEPAPTTPKEPAPTPPKEPAPTTPKEPAPTPPKEPAPTTPKEPAPTPPKEPAPTTPKEPAPTPPKEPAPTTTKKPAPTTPKEPGPTTPKEPAPTTTKKPAPTTPKELTPTTTKEPAPTTPKELTPTTTKKPAPTTPKELTPTTPEELTPTTPEEPTPTTPEEPTPTTPEEPAPTTPKAPAPTTPKEPAPKTAPTTPKEPAPTTPKGTAPTTLKETAPTTPKETAPTTPKGTAPTTPKGTAPKTLKETAPTTPKGTAPTTLNEPALTTPKQPAPKELAPTTTKEPTPTTSDKPAPTTPKEPAPTTPKKPAPTTPETPPATTSEASTPTTTMEPPTSHKSPDESTPELSAEPTPKVLENSSKKPSVPTTKTPAVTKSEMTTIAKDKITERDIRTTPETTTVAPKMTKETATTTEKTTESKITTTATEVTSTTTQDTTPFKITTFKTTTLAPKVTTTTKKTITTTEIMNKPEETAKPKDRATNSKATTAKPQKPTKAPKKPTSTKKPTSTKKPKTTPRVRKPKTTPTPPKVTSTMPELNPTSRVAEAMLQTTTRPSQTPNSKLFEVNPKNEDAGGAEGETPHMLPRPHVFTPIVIPGMDYSLRVPNQGIIINPMLSDETDICNGRPVDGLTTLRNGTLVAFRGHYFWMLSPFSPPSPARRITEVWGIPSPIDTVFTRCNCEGKTFFFKDSQYWRFTNDIKDAGYPKPIVKGFGGLTGQIVAALSIAKYKNRPESVYFFKRGGSIQQYIYKQEPVQKCPGRRPALNYPVYGETTQVRRRRFERAIGPSLTHTIRIHYSPVRLAYQDKGFLHNEVKVSTLWRGLPNVVTSAISLPNIRKPDGYDYYAFSKDQYYNIDVPSRTARAITTRSGQTLSKVWYNCP; translated from the exons ATGGCGTGGAAAACACTTCCCATTTACCTGTTGTTGCTGCTGTCTGTTTTCGTGATTCAGCAAGTTTCATCTCAAG AGCTTTCCTGTAAAGGCCGCTGCTTTGAGTCCTTcgagagagggagggagtgtgACTGCGATGCCCAATGTAAGAAGTATGACAAGTGCTGTCCTGATTATGAGAGTTTCTGTGCAGAAG TGCATAATCCCACATCACCACCATCTGCAAAGAAAGCACCTCCACCTTCAGGAGCATCTCAAACCATCAAATCAACAACCAAACGTTCACCCAAACCACCAAACAAGAAGAAGACTAAGAAAGTTGTAGAATCAGAGGAAATAACAGAAG AACATTCTGTTTCTGAAAATCAagagtcctcctcctcctcctcctcttcctcttcttcttcaacAATTCGGAAAATCAAGTCTTCCAAAAATTCAGCTGCTAATAGAGAATTACAGAAGAAACTCAAAG GAAAAGATAACAAGAAGAACAGAACTAAAAAGAAACCTACTCCCAAACCACCAGTtgtagatgaagctggaagtggATTGGACAATGGTGACTTCAAGGTCACCACAACTCCTGCCACGTCTACCACCCAACACAATAAAGTCACCACATCTCCCAAAATCAcaacagcaaaaccaaaaaaTCCCAGACCCAGTCTTCCACCTAATTCTGATACATCTAAACAGACATCTTTGACAACGAATAAAGAGACAACAGTTGAAACTAAAGAACCTACTACAACAAATAAACAGACTTCAACTGATGGAAAAGAGACTACTTCAGCTAAAGAGACACAAAGTGTAGAGAAAACATCAGCTAAAGATTTAGCACCTACATCTAAAGTGCCGGCTAAACCTACACCCAAAGCTGAAACTACAACCAAAGGCCCTGCTCTTACCACCCCCAAGGAGCCTACACCCACCACTCCCAAGGAGCCTGCATCTACCACTCCCAAAGAGcctgcacccaccaccaccaagtCTGCACCCACTACTCCCAAGGAGCCTGCCCCAACTACCCCCAAGGAGCCTGCACCCACCACTCCCAAGAAGCCTGCACCAATTGCACCCAAGGAGCCTTCACCCACCACTACCAAGAAGCCTGCACCCACCACTCCCAAGGAGCCTTTACCCACCACCACTAAGGAGCCAGCACCCACCATCCCCAAGGAGCCTGCACCCACCACTCCCAAGGAGCCTGCAACCACCACTCCCAAGGAGCCTGCACCCACCACCACTAAGGAGCCTGCACCCACCACCCCCAAGGAGCCTTCACCCACCACTCCCAAGGAGCTCACACCCACCACTCCCAAGGAGCCTACCCCAACTCCCCCCAAGGAGCCTGCACCCACCACTCCCAAGGAGCCTGCCCCAACTCCCCCCAAGGAGCCTGCACCCACCACTCCCAAGGAGCCTGCCCCAACTCCCCCCAAGGAGCCTGCACCCACCACTCCCAAGGAGCCTGCCCCAACTCCCCCCAAGGAGCCTGCACCCACCACTCCCAAGGAGCCTGCCCCAACTCCCCCCAAGGAGCCTGCACCCACCACTCCCAAGGAGCCTGCCCCAACTCCCCCCAAGGAGcctgcacccaccaccaccaagaaGCCTGCACCCACTACTCCCAAGGAGCCTGGCCCAACCACCCCCAAGGAGCCTGCACCCACCACCACTAAAAAGCCTGCACCCACCACTCCCAAGGAGCTCACACCCACCACCACCAAGGAGCCTGCACCCACCACTCCCAAGGAGCTCacacccaccaccaccaagaaGCCTGCACCCACTACTCCCAAGGAGCTCACACCCACCACCCCTGAGGAGCTCACACCCACCACCCCTGAGGAGCCCACACCCACCACCCCTGAGGAGCCCACACCCACCACCCCTGAGGAACCTGCTCCCACCACTCCCAAGGCACCAGCTCCCACCACCCCTAAGGAGCCTGCTCCAAAAACTGCTCCAACCACCCCTAAAGAGCCTGCTCCAACTACCCCTAAGGGGACTGCTCCAACGACCCTCAAGGAGACTGCTCCAACTACCCCTAAGGAGACTGCTCCGACTACCCCTAAGGGGACTGCTCCAACTACCCCTAAGGGGACTGCTCCAAAGACCCTCAAGGAGACTGCTCCAACTACCCCTAAGGGGACTGCTCCAACTACCCTCAATGAACCTGCACTCACTACTCCCAAGCAGCCTGCCCCCAAGGAGCttgcacccaccaccaccaaggAGCCCACACCCACCACCTCTGACAAGCCCGCTCCAACTACCCCTAAGGAGCCTGCACCCACTACCCCCAAGAAGCCTGCTCCAACTACTCCTGAGACACCTCCTGCAACCACTTCAGAGGCCTCTACTCCAACTACCACCATGGAGCCTCCCACTAGCCACAAAAGCCCTGATGAATCAACTCCTGAGCTTTCTGCAGAACCCACACCAAAGGTTCTTGAAAACAGTTCCAAGAAACCCAGTGTACCTACAACTAAGACTCCTGCAGTGACTAAATCTGAAATGACTACAATAGCTAAAGACAAGATAACAGAAAGAGACATACGTACTACACCTGAAACTACAACTGTTGCACCTAAGATGACAAAAGAGACAGCAACTACAACAGAAAAAACTACCGAATCCAAAATAACAACTACAGCCACAGAAGTAACATCTACCACTACTCAAGATACCACACCATTCAAAATTACTACTTTTAAAACAACTACTCTTGCACCCAAAGTAACTActacaacaaaaaagacaattaCTACAACTGAGATCATGAACAAACCTGAAGAAACAGCTAAACCAAAAGATAGAGCTACTAATTCTAAAGCGACAACTGCTAAACCTCAAAAGCCAACCAAGGCACCCAAAAAGCCCACTTCTACCAAAAAGCCCACTTCTaccaaaaagccaaaaacaacaCCTAGAGTGAGAAAACCAAAGACGACACCAACTCCCCCCAAGGTGACATCAACAATGCCAGAATTGAACCCTACCTCAAGAGTAGCAGAAGCCATGCTCCAAACCACCACCAGACCTAGCCAAACTCCAAACTCCAAACTATTTGAAGTAAATCCAAAGAATGAAGATGCAGGTGGTGCTGAAGGAGAAACACCTCACATGCTTCCCAGGCCCCATGTGTTCACGCCTATAGTTATTCCCGGCATGGATTACTCACTGAGAGTACCCAATCAAGGCATTATCATCAATCCCATGCTTTCCG atGAGACCGATATATGCAATGGTAGGCCAGTAGATGGACTGACTACTTTGCGCAATGGGACATTAGTTGCATTCCGAG gTCATTATTTCTGGATGCTAAGTCCATTCAGTCCACCATCTCCAGCTCGCAGAATTACTGAAGTCTGGGGTATTCCTTCCCCCATTGATACTGTTTTTACTAGGTGCAACTGTGAAGGAAAAACTTTCTTCTTTAAG GATTCTCAGTACTGGCGTTTTACCAATGATATAAAAGATGCAGGGTATCCCAAACCAATTGTCAAAGGATTTGGAGGACTAACTGGACAAATAGTGGCAGCGCTTTCAATAGCTAAATACAAGAACCGGCCTGAATCTGTGTATTTTTTCAAGAGAG GTGGCAGTATTCAGCAGTATATTTATAAACAGGAACCTGTACAGAAGTGCCCTGGAAGAAGGCCTGCTCTAAATTATCCAGTGTATGGAGAAACGACACAGGTTAGGAGACGTCGCTTTGAACGTGCTATAGGACCTTCTCTAACACACACCATCAGAATTCACTATTCACCCGTCAGACTGGCTTATCAAGACAAAG GTTTCCTTCATAATGAAGTTAAAGTGAGTACACTGTGGAGAGGACTTCCAAATGTGGTTACCTCAGCTATATCACTGCCCAACATTAGAAAACCTGATGGCTATGATTACTATGCCTTTTCTAAAG ATCAATACTATAACATTGATGTGCCTAGTAGAACAGCAAGAGCAATTACTACTCGTTCTGGGCAGACCTTATCCAAAGTCTGGTACAACTGTCCTTAG